One part of the Lotus japonicus ecotype B-129 chromosome 2, LjGifu_v1.2 genome encodes these proteins:
- the LOC130741377 gene encoding pentatricopeptide repeat-containing protein At3g22690 — MVNWQIHLLEQLVLHQPPMAMATTLHPSSTLLVPTGQKESKPIATNPSPKTLKELKQLHCDMMKKGLCHKASTELNKLVASCVKIGIHESLDYAQNAIMDAEGSMGNSLFMCNSLIRGYASAGLGDQAILFYIHMVVVMGIVPDKFTFPFLLSACSKIMALSEGVQVHGVVVKMGLEEDIFIRNSLIHFYAECGKLGLGRKVFDGMPERNVVSWTSLINGYVGRDMAKEAVSLFFEMVEAGVEPNPVTMVCVISACAKLKDFELGKKVSSFISELGVKLNTLMVNALADMYMKCGDISTARRVFDECTDKNLVMYNTVMSNYVHHGLASEVLLILDEMLQTGPRPDKVTMLSTIAACAQLGDLSVGRSSHAFVLRNGLEGWDNISNAIIDMYMKCGKRETACKVFEHMSNKTVVTWNSLIAGLVRDGDLELAWRIFDEMPERDLVSWNTMIGAMVQASMFVEAIELFREMQNQGIGGDRVTMVGIASACGYLGALDLAKWIYTYIEKNDIHIDMQLGTALVDMFSKCGDPPSSMHVFKKMEKRDVSAWTAAIRIMAVEGNAKGAIELFNEMLKQGVTPDDFVFVALLTACSHGGYVDQGRQLFQSMEKNYRISPQIVHYGCMIDLLGRAGLLEEALDLIQSMPMEPNDVVWGSFLAACRKHKNVELAHYAAEKLTQLAPERVGIQVLLSNIYASAGKWTDVARVRLQMKEKGVQKVPGSSSIEVQGLIHEFTSGDESHAENKQIELMLQEINCRLSQAGFVPDTTNVLVDVDEREKEHLLARHSEKLAMAYGLITTAQGIPIRVVKNLRMCSDCHSFAKLVSKLYHREITIRDNNRYHFFKEGSCSCRDFW, encoded by the coding sequence ATGGTGAACTGGCAGATACATTTGCTCGAGCAACTTGTATTGCATCAGCCACCAATGGCAATGGCCACAACCCTTCATCCATCTTCTACTCTCTTAGTCCCCACAGGCCAAAAAGAATCTAAACCCATAGCCACAAACCCATCACCCAAAACCCTGAAAGAGTTGAAGCAGTTACACTGTGACATGATGAAGAAAGGCCTGTGTCACAAGGCTAGTACTGAACTTAACAAGCTTGTTGCTTCCTGTGTCAAGATAGGTATCCATGAGAGCTTGGACTATGCTCAAAATGCTATCATGGATGCTGAAGGTAGCATGGGTAATTCATTGTTCATGTGCAACTCTCTCATTAGAGGTTATGCTTCAGCTGGGCTAGGTGACCAAGCAATCTTGTTTTACATTCACATGGTGGTAGTCATGGGCATTGTCCCTGACAAGTTCACTTTCCCATTTTTGCTCAGTGCATGTTCTAAGATTATGGCACTTTCTGAGGGTGTTCAAGTTCATGGGGTTGTTGTCAAGATGGGTTTGGAGGAAGATATCTTTATCAGGAACTCTTTGATACACTTTTATGCTGAGTGTGGGAAACTTGGGTTAGGACGAAAGGTGTTTGACGGAATGCCTGAGAGAAATGTTGTGTCTTGGACTAGTTTGATCAATGGTTATGTTGGGAGGGACATGGCTAAGGAGGCTGTTTCTCTGTTCTTTGAGATGGTTGAAGCTGGTGTTGAACCCAATCCTGTGACCATGGTTTGTGTTATATCTGCTTGTGCCAAGTTGAAGGATTTTGAATTGGGTAAAAAAGTGAGCTCTTTTATTAGTGAGTTGGGTGTGAAACTAAATACACTCATGGTGAATGCACTGGCTGATATGTACATGAAATGTGGAGATATATCCACTGCCAGACGAGTTTTTGATGAATGTACTGATAAGAATCTGGTTATGTACAATACTGTCATGTCAAATTATGTGCACCATGGGCTGGCCAGTGAAGTGCTACTGATTTTGGATGAAATGCTGCAAACAGGACCAAGGCCGGATAAGGTAACGATGTTATCTACTATTGCAGCCTGTGCACAGTTAGGTGATCTTTCTGTTGGGAGGTCTTCCCATGCTTTTGTTTTGCGGAATGGACTTGAAGGTTGGGATAACATTTCCAACGCCATCATTGACATGTACATGAAATGTGGCAAAAGAGAAACTGCTTGTAAAGTTTTTGAGCACATGTCAAACAAGACGGTGGTGACATGGAACTCCTTAATTGCAGGTTTGGTTAGAGACGGTGATCTGGAATTAGCTTGGAGAATCTTTGATGAGATGCCAGAAAGGGATCTCGTCTCCTGGAACACCATGATTGGTGCCATGGTTCAAGCAAGCATGTTTGTGGAAGCAATTGAGCTATTCAGGGAGATGCAGAACCAGGGCATTGGAGGAGATAGAGTGACAATGGTGGGCATTGCTTCTGCTTGTGGATATTTAGGAGCTCTTGATCTTGCTAAGTGGATCTATACTTACATTGAGAAAAATGATATTCACATTGACATGCAGCTTGGCACAGCCTTGGTTGACATGTTTTCAAAGTGTGGCGATCCTCCAAGCTCTATGCATGTGttcaaaaaaatggaaaaacgCGATGTCTCTGCGTGGACTGCTGCCATCAGAATTATGGCAGTGGAGGGAAATGCAAAAGGGGCCATTGAGCTTTTCAATGAAATGCTCAAGCAAGGAGTGACACCAGACGATTTTGTTTTTGTGGCACTATTGACAGCATGTAGTCATGGTGGATATGTGGACCAAGGGAGACAACTTTTTCAGTCAATGGAAAAGAACTACAGAATAAGCCCTCAAATCGTTCACTATGGATGCATGATTGATTTGCTTGGTCGAGCTGGGTTGCTGGAAGAGGCTCTTGATCTCATACAGAGCATGCCAATGGAACCTAATGATGTTGTGTGGGGATCTTTTCTAGCAGCTTGTCGGAAACACAAGAATGTTGAATTGGCTCATTATGCAGCTGAGAAGTTAACTCAATTGGCCCCTGAAAGAGTGGGGATTCAGGTGCTGTTATCTAATATCTATGCATCAGCTGGAAAATGGACTGATGTAGCAAGAGTAAGGTTGCAAATGAAGGAGAAAGGGGTTCAGAAAGTGCCTGGATCAAGCTCAATAGAGGTTCAAGGTCTGATTCACGAGTTCACATCTGGTGACGAATCACATGCAGAGAACAAGCAAATTGAATTAATGCTACAAGAAATAAACTGCAGGCTGAGCCAGGCAGGGTTTGTTCCTGATACAACCAATGTCTTGGTCGACGTCGATGAGCGCGAGAAGGAGCATTTGCTCGCCAGGCATAGTGAGAAGCTAGCCATGGCTTATGGATTAATCACTACTGCTCAAGGCATACCTATACGGGTAGTGAAAAATCTTAGAATGTGTTCTGATTGTCACTCATTTGCGAAGCTAGTATCAAAACTATACCATAGGGAAATTACTATTAGAGATAATAACAGGTATCATTTTTTCAAGGAAGGATCATGTTCTTGTAGAGATTTTTGGTGA
- the LOC130741378 gene encoding pentatricopeptide repeat-containing protein At3g22670, mitochondrial, producing MLTKFRILHLFTHRLSPRIAAGNGSHRFLYGNPLCTAVKPPLTPESPELPAWVKFSDNPTPPNADSDDDFVIPSLAHWVDAHILDAKPKLVTPTFNENKHDYVEAISTLLKEHHSSPELVAQALDGHGFQVSNSSVQQILKRFNNDWVPAFGFFTWAKTQTGYEHSPELYNLMIDILGKSKNFDLVWELVEEMAKHEGYVTLYTMTKVLRRLTKAGKHEDAIAAFRRMKEFGVDMDTAALNMLMDALVKGNSVEHAHGVLLEFKSLIPLNSGSFNILMNGWCRVRNFDQARKVMEDMKEHGFVPDVFSYNSFIESYCHDKDFRKVDQVLEEMSENGCPPNAVTYTIVMFALGKAGQLSQALEVYEKMKSHGIVPDTPFYSSLIFILGKAGRLKDACDVFEDMPKQGIVRDVVTYNTMISTACAHSREETALRLLKEMEERSCKPDLETYHPLLKMCCKKKRMKVLKFLLEHMFKNDLSPDLGTFSLLVHGLRKSGKLDHACSFFEELISRGLTPRHGALKQLVKDLEAKSMLKEKEHIEKLMTPPSIRFTS from the coding sequence ATGCTCACCAAGTTCCGAATCCTTCACCTCTTCACCCATCGCCTCTCTCCGAGAATCGCCGCCGGCAATGGCTCGCATCGCTTCCTCTACGGCAACCCTCTCTGCACCGCCGTCAAGCCGCCACTGACCCCGGAGTCACCGGAACTCCCAGCTTGGGTCAAGTTCTCCGACAACCCAACCCCTCCAAACGCCGACTCAGACGACGACTTCGTTATCCCTTCCCTCGCTCACTGGGTCGATGCCCACATCCTTGACGCCAAACCCAAACTCGTGACCCCAACATTCAATGAAAACAAGCACGACTATGTCGAAGCAATCAGTACACTCCTCAAGGAACACCACTCTTCCCCTGAGCTTGTTGCTCAAGCACTTGATGGACACGGTTTTCAGGTATCAAACAGTTCCGTTCAGCAGATTCTGAAGAGATTCAACAATGATTGGGTCCCAGCTTTCGGATTCTTCACTTGGGCAAAAACGCAAACAGGTTATGAGCATTCTCCTGAACTGTACAATTTGATGATTGACATACTGGGGAAGTCCAAGAATTTTGATCTTGTGTGGGAGTTGGTGGAGGAAATGGCAAAACATGAAGGGTACGTGACATTGTATACAATGACTAAGGTTTTGAGGAGGCTTACTAAGGCTGGGAAGCATGAAGATGCCATAGCAGCATTTCGTAGAATGAAGGAGTTTGGTGTCGACATGGATACCGCAGCACTTAATATGCTCATGGACGCTTTGGTGAAAGGAAATAGTGTTGAACATGCCCATGGTGTTCTTTTGGAATTTAAGAGCTTGATTCCTTTGAACTCTGGTTCTTTCAATATTTTGATGAACGGGTGGTGCAGAGTTAGGAACTTTGATCAGGCCCGGAAAGTAATGGAGGACATGAAGGAACATGGGTTTGTCCCTGATGTTTTCTCGTATAATAGCTTCATTGAATCGTATTGCCATGACAAGGATTTTCGCAAGGTGGATCAAGTTTTGGAGGAGATGAGTGAAAATGGGTGCCCCCCTAATGCTGTGACTTATACTATTGTGATGTTTGCTTTAGGGAAAGCAGGGCAACTAAGTCAAGCTTTGGAGGTTTATGAGAAGATGAAGAGCCATGGCATTGTACCTGACACTCCATTTTACAGCTCATTGATATTCATTCTTGGCAAAGCTGGGAGGTTAAAGGATGCTTGTGATGTGTTTGAGGATATGCCCAAGCAAGGGATTGTGCGAGATGTGGTGACTTACAATACAATGATTTCTACTGCTTGTGCGCACTCGCGGGAAGAAACTGCTCTTAGGTTGCTGAAGGAAATGGAAGAGAGATCATGCAAGCCGGATCTTGAGACGTATCATCCATTGCTCAAGATGTGCTGtaaaaagaagagaatgaaggtGCTCAAGTTTTTGTTGGAGCACATGTTCAAGAATGATTTGAGCCCTGATTTGGGAACTTTCTCACTTTTGGTACATGGCCTGCGTAAAAGTGGAAAACTTGATCATGCTTGCTCATTCTTTGAGGAATTGATCTCGCGGGGATTAACTCCGAGGCATGGCGCGCTCAAGCAATTGGTAAAAGATCTGGAGGCCAAGAGCATGTTAAAAGAGAAGGAACACATTGAGAAGTTGATGACACCACCAAGTATAAGATTTACTTCATAG